In Takifugu rubripes chromosome 22, fTakRub1.2, whole genome shotgun sequence, the genomic window CTGCCTTCCATACCTCCACGATGCGACCATTACTCATGACACAGATGAGATCAGCCGCCTGAATGGTGCTCAACCGGTGGGCGATGATTAGCACagtgcgccccctggtggccctgTCGAGCGCCTCCTGCACCACCCGCTCGGACTCTGCATCCAAAGCACTGGTGGCTTCATCCAGAACCAGGATAGTTGGGTTCTTGATCAAGGCGCGGGCGATGGCGATGCGCTGTTTCTGGCCACCGGACAACGTAACACCTCTCTCACCTGGATACGTCAAGTATGGAGCTCAGCATCGGAATGGAATGCAAACCTCGCTCAAATGTCCCGACGGAACATACCAACTATGGTGTTGTAGCCGTCTGGGAACGCTGTAATGAAGCGGTGAGCATTGGCTTGCTCAGCTGCGTAAATGACCTCAGCGTCTGTGGCCTCGGGCTTCCCAAACCGGATGTTGTCCATGATGGATGATCCAAACAACACGGGTTCCTGTGGAGACAGACTGGAATTGCAGCATCTGGACATTTTCAATCAAGAGTTGCATAAATGGTCAATACCTGATTGATGAATCCAACAATTTGCCCTCTCAACCAGGACAAATCCAGGGTCCGTATATCCACTCCATCCAGCATGATCGTGCCGCTGGTCGGGTCATAGAAACGCTCCAGCAAGGAAGCGACGGTGGACTTTCCTTCAGTATATTGTGATCGGTTAGTTGGCATCATGAACCACATTAAGAATCAAGCTGTCAATCAAAGAAATCACCTCCTCCAGATTCTCCAACAATGGCAACAGTCTTACAAGGTGGCAGCGTTAAGTTGAACTTCTTTAAAACCTGATGACCAGGTCTGGTGGGAtagctaaacacacacacacacacacacacacacacacacacacacacacacacacacacacttaaataaACCAGTAAGGCAAAAAGAGACCATTTTGACTGGTATCTGCACAGAATTATTATCTACTGTCATGAAGTCTGATCTCGTTGTGACACAACCTGAATGAAATGTTCGTGAAATCCACTCTCCCGGTCAGAGAATGGTACGGGATGCGTCGTCCTCCAGACAGCGGGATGCTCGGCTTCAAAGCCAAGTATTCAAAGACCCGGGCGCCAGAGCTTATTCCTCTCACCATCTGCAGTAAACATTACAGGACATCAATAATAGATGGCCTGTCGTATTTCAGACTTTTAGATAAAACTCGATGTGCATGAAGAACATTGCACCACATTTTGTTACTCACTTGTCCAAAGAGAATAGAGATACTGGCCAGTGACCTGAGCAGGGAGAACCGATataagaaaaacagcagccaaaAATAAGAGAATCGTAGTGAAATGAGTTGTTTGTTACCTCTGAACAGTCTGTGAAGCGACCAGAAAGGACATGAGGTCTCCAGGGGACATTTCCTTGTTAGCAATTAGTGTCCCTCCCGCAAAAATAGTTCCTAGAACGATGCCTATttgaacacacaacacacaggagaTCTAACCTGTGACCTTGTTGGTGCGTAGAAGGTTGCAAAGTGCACTCACAGTTTAGGGCCACGTTTGACAGTCCCTGGAAAACTGCTATTCCAGCGCCAAGATTTTCATTCATGTCACATGATTTGTCAACCTCATACGCATAtaacctgcaggagagcggaCAATTCCCAGGACAGGTATGAGAACAAGCCTGATTTCAAAAGAAGGGTTGGTAATATGTAAAACAGCACGTAAACACGGTTACAAGTGCAGCTTCGTCACTTACTGGAGCTCTCGCTCTTCCATCGCAAAAGCCTTCACGGTCCGCACGTTGCCAAGCGCCTCGTCTGCGACTCCCGTTGCTTTT contains:
- the abcb8 gene encoding mitochondrial potassium channel ATP-binding subunit, whose amino-acid sequence is MFQFFCCRVSINAPVRPLYLFPRCKKTANTGNLLRLYTPTSNASSSSQQPGNAVKRLWCLTRKAALRSPRTSKRPGVALKFILGPAVLTVSARLFSRVAYCEADVNNNIPLEAAAKKPPPEFKWHILWEFVKPQLFALVGAVVLAFAAAILNIKIPLMLGDLVNVVAQYLREQTRNYIQEISAPALKLLALYGLQGLLTSGYIILLSRVGERVAADMRKTLFASLLRQDVAFFDANKTGQLVNRLTADIQEFKSSFKLVISQGLRSVTQTAGCFVSLYIISPQLTGLTVVVLPCLVGAGALIGSFLRKLSRLAQEQVAKATGVADEALGNVRTVKAFAMEERELQLYAYEVDKSCDMNENLGAGIAVFQGLSNVALNCIVLGTIFAGGTLIANKEMSPGDLMSFLVASQTVQRSLASISILFGQMVRGISSGARVFEYLALKPSIPLSGGRRIPYHSLTGRVDFTNISFSYPTRPGHQVLKKFNLTLPPCKTVAIVGESGGGKSTVASLLERFYDPTSGTIMLDGVDIRTLDLSWLRGQIVGFINQEPVLFGSSIMDNIRFGKPEATDAEVIYAAEQANAHRFITAFPDGYNTIVGERGVTLSGGQKQRIAIARALIKNPTILVLDEATSALDAESERVVQEALDRATRGRTVLIIAHRLSTIQAADLICVMSNGRIVEAGTHLELLSKGGFYSELIRRQRAEGQK